The genomic region CTCTCATAAAGGATGGGGTGTCTATCCTGCATCAATACCGCACCAAGGCCTTCTACTGAAGCATCACAATGTAGCTCAAAAGGCCTGCTGAAATCAGGAATGGCTAGTATGTGCATGTGCTCATCAACTGCTTAAATTTGTCAAAACACTGCTGAGCACCATCTGTCCAAACAAAACCGTCCTTCCTAGTCAAACAGTAAGGGGTGCAGCAGTCTATGAAAAACCCCTCACAAAGCGGTGGTAGAATCCACACAACCCAAGGAATCCCTTCAACTAAGAAACATCCTTTGATGGTGGCCAATCCAAAATAGCTTTAATCTTATTTGGATCCACACGAACTCCCTCAGCATTGATGATGTGCCCCAAATACAACTCTGTCATCCCAAAAGCACATTTTGACATCTTCGTATATAGGGATTCACGCTCAAGAATACTCAACACTATATCTAagtgcttcaaatgctcttctcaCGTCTTACTGTAAATAGGTATGTCATTGAAAAATATCAACACAAACCTCCTCAACTGATTCCTGAATGTCCTGCTCATACAAGACTGGAAGGTTGTTGGCGCATTAGTCAAGCCAAAGTGCATGACTAAGAACTCGAAgtgcccataatgacacctaaatgTTGTCTTCTCCACATCATCCTCCCTGACCCATATCTGATGGTAACCGGATCtcaaatctattttggagaagtaatAGGCACTGTGTAGCTCATCTATAAGTTCATCAATACGGGGAATCGGATACCTATTTTTTATCGTTTTCTTGTTCAACTCCTTGCAATCAATACACATCCTGAAAGTGTCATCCTTTTTTACCAATACCACTGAAGAAGCAAATTGACTCTTGCTTGGCTTGATGTGTCCCATCTTGAGAAGCTCTTTGATAGCCTTCTTGATTTCATCCTTATACCTTTTTGGGTGCTTGTAAGGTGTAGTAATAACAGGTTTCACACCCTCCTCCAATTCTATAACATGCTCAATGCCCCTGTCAGGAGGTCTACCTGGAGGAATGTCACCAAACACTTTCGAATGTTTGGTCAATAAAGACAGAACCTCCAGAGGATATTCCTGCTTCTGCTGATCCATCACCTCTAGCATAACCAATATCTTTGTAGCCCATTGCACCTGGTCATGATGAATCAAACGCTCCATCTGCTTAAGTGATACCACTCTAAGTCCACCATCTGATAACCCACAGAGTACCACTTTCTTGCCGTGGTGCTCAAATCTCATCTCAACTTTCTCCAAGTTGAATGTAAATTCAACTAGAGAAGTCATCCACGCCATGCCAATAATGACATCATAGTCACCCAtatccacaacatagaaatcatcaacCAGCTCATAATCTCTAATCCACATGTACAAATTCGAAATTTTCTGCGTACATAAAATTTGATGTCCACTAGCCACTATCACTCTGAAtccatcatgctcctctgtctgtaatCCCCTTTTTGCCACAACCTaagcatcaatgaaattatgtgtAGCACCGGTATCAATCAATGAAATCACTCGCTGCCCCTGAATTACACCATGCACCTTAAAGGTGATAGATTTCTGAGTACCTGACAGGCGTGCGATTACCCTATCATCACCGCTATCCTTCCTAGCCGCTGATTGACTATCACTGTCCCCTGAAGAAGATGTGCTATCTGAACTCTCTTCAGCTGTCTCGTCAGCTGAAAAATATTCTATCTGCTTAGCCTTAGCCTTAAGGGGACATTTATGTGAAGGATCCCAAGGCTCCCTACAATGGAAACATAGTTTCTTCCTCCTGAGTTCATTCAATGTGTCATTGTCTAATTTTTTAGTGTCCTCACGTGGCTGATGTGAATCCTTATTTGATTTCTTCCTATCCTTGTCCCTCCTATAAAATGGATCCTTAGACTTGAATTTACTCTTGTGAGATGAGGGTGCCAAGTCCTTAGCCTTTTTAATGGCTTCCTGCAATGTCAAAGGGTCATGTCCCTTGACCCAACCTCGTAAAGGATCCAAAAGAATGCCCATAAATAGGACTACTAGTCTCCTCTCTGAAATATCAGTCACTAGCACTGCTAACCGCTGAAATTCTGAAATATAAACATCCACTGATCCCCACTGTCTAAGCTGTGCCAACTCCTTGAAGTGTAACTCAGGATCCTTTGTGTCAAACCTCTCAATCAACTGTTCTATGAACTCCACATAGGAAGTAATCTGTCCATGCCCCATAGTCACCATACTGTGGTGCCACCACTCGTGCGCAACTCCATCAAGATGTATAGCAACATATTTAATAGCTTGCTCCTCTATCATAGGATTCAACTGCAGGTAAGTGTCCACCTTTTGGACCCAAGCTCGTGCTGTAGTCTTACCGGAAGCATCAAAA from Cryptomeria japonica chromosome 3, Sugi_1.0, whole genome shotgun sequence harbors:
- the LOC131874148 gene encoding uncharacterized protein LOC131874148 — protein: MVLMVDRVAMEVDKWQTILDQFQRDWESGGPDFQAIIMLRDYIDVRMQHIPRGGDRNQNYELRKKVRKLSLPYFDASGKTTARAWVQKVDTYLQLNPMIEEQAIKYVAIHLDGVAHEWWHHSMVTMGHGQITSYVEFIEQLIERFDTKDPELHFKELAQLRQWGSVDVYISEFQRLAVLVTDISERRLVVLFMGILLDPLRGWVKGHDPLTLQEAIKKAKDLAPSSHKSKFKSKDPFYRRDKDRKKSNKDSHQPREDTKKLDNDTLNELRRKKLCFHCREPWDPSHKCPLKAKAKQIEYFSADETAEESSDSTSSSGDSDSQSAARKDSGDDRVIARLSGTQKSITFKVHGVIQGQRKISNLYMWIRDYELVDDFYVVDMGDYDVIIGMAWMTSLVEFTFNLEKVEMRFEHHGKKVVLCGLSDGGLRVVSLKQMERLIHHDQVQWATKILVMLEVMDQQKQEYPLEVLSLLTKHSKVFGDIPPGRPPDRGIEHVIELEEGVKPVITTPYKHPKRYKDEIKKAIKELLKMGHIKPSKSQFASSVVLVKKDDTFRMCIDCKELNKKTIKNRYPIPRIDELIDELHSAYYFSKIDLRSGYHQIWVREDDVEKTTFRCHYGHFEFLVMHFGLTNAPTTFQSCMSRTFRNQLRRFVLIFFNDIPIYSKKNIVVDALSKRPHLCALGVLEDDWRELISAEYAKDKWATGIIDGTIRDDKYTIVNDLIIYKERNLLVSGSAMKQKILRAFHDSPLAGHSGFFKTYRQPLPIPERKWDNISMDFIMGLPKAQGRDCMYVVVDLLTKFAHFFAITSTYTAAQTIELFFIEVFRLHGLPRSIVSDKDNRFMSNFWQELFRLCGTELTLSTSYHP